The nucleotide window TATGTAGCTGATGTCGCACCGATTCTGAATGAAGTAATTGGAACAACACCTTCTTATATTAGCCGTGATACAAGTGCTGCTGGTGAATCTGCTATGGGCAACCTGGTAGCTGATTCTATGCGCTGGCAGACAGGCACTGATTTTGCCTTCATGAACTCTGGCGGAGTCCGTGCTGACATCGACGCCGGCGACATCACATGGAAGGAAGCTTTTACCGTCCAGCCATTCGGAAATGATCTTGTGAAAATGAACGTGACTGGTGAAGTCATTAAAACATTGCTTGAGCAGCAATGGGGCAGCAAAGTCCGTATCATGCCTATTTCCGGTCTGAAGGTAGCTTATGATGATTCAAGAGCTGCGGGAGACCGCATTGTGTCGATCACGAAGAATGATGGCACACCTGTTGAAATGGATAAAACTTACTCGATCACCGTCAACAACTACATGGCAGGCGGCGGGGATGGTTATGCAATACTGGCAACAATCACTGATAAGACAATCGATGTAGTAGATTTGGATGCATTGGTCAACTATATTAAGGCACATGGTGAAGTAAATCCTCAAATCGAGGGCCGTGTAACAAAATTAAATTAATAGTTTAGAAGGGGAGCACACCATTGTGCTCTCCTTTTTATTAGGAACCAGTATTTACCTAATAGTCCAATAGAATCAAATTTAGAGACGCGAAGAAATTTTCCCAATAAATGAGTTTAAGGAAATAGTTCCATTTACACTTATTGTTGAGATTAAAACAGGATAAAAGAATCAATTAATTTTTAGATTGGGTTATTCCGACAAAAAATACAAAATTTTATAGGTAAATATTATTAAATTATAAAAATTTACAATTTTTCAAAACCTTGCTACAATTTCAATCAGATTCTTCAGAATATATGAATAATCGAAACTTGGAAAATAGCAGGGGGTAATCTTTTTGAAGAAAAAGAGTTCGTTGAAGGTACTTTCCAGCGTTGCGGCAAGCGCAGTATTCGCTTCGACGTTATTTGCTGGTTCATTTGCAGGTACACCTGCAGCAACTAAGGATGTGGCTGCTGCCACTGCACCGGAATCTGCACCAATCGACCTGAATATCGTCGACCAAGATCGGCTGGCAAAAGCTTTGCAGAAGCGCGGGCTGATTTCTAAAGGAGCTTCACAGGAAGAAGTAAACAAGGCAGTCACTGCTTATATCGAGAAGAAGCAAGGTGAAAAGCCTGGAAAGTCTGATAAGTCTTTGACAAAAGAAGAGCAGGCATTTGATAAAAAAGCCAAAGATTTTGTTTCAAAACAAAAGGACAAGCTTGCTAAGCAGCTTGATAAAGGTCATGAAAACTTCAAAAAAGGAAAGCCGACTGGTGCAGTAAAGGTAGACTCTGCTAAGCAGGCTAACTACAATGGAGACGTTCGTGAGGATAAGGTACTTGTTCTTTTAGTAGAATATGCGGACTTCCCGCACAATAACATCGATCAAGAAGAAGGCTATATGTGGGCTGATGACTTCAATCGCGAACACTATCAAAAAATGCTGTTCGGTGATGAAGACTTCACACTTTTCAATGGGGAAAAGGTAAAGACATTCAAGCAATATTATGAAGAGCAATCAGGCGGAAGCTACACAGTTACAGGCGAAGTTTCCAACTGGCTGAAGGTGCCTGGTACAGCTGCTGAATATGGCGGCGACAATCCTGAAGGCGGCCATGATAATGCACCTGGGGCAAAGGGTGCACGCGGACTTGTTAAGGATGCATTGGTAGCAGCAGCTGAATCCGGAATCGACTTAGCTGAATATGACCACTTTGACCAGTACGACCTCGATGGCGATGGAAACCAGAATGAGCCGGATGGCCTTGTTGACCACTTGATGGTGCTTCACTCTGGCGTTGGCCAGGAAGCAGGCGGCGGCAAGCTTGGTGACGATGCAATCTGGTCACACCGCTGGGTAGTCGGCAACGCTCCTTTCCGAGTACCTGGAACAACTGCTGCAGTTCCTTACTGGGGCGGGCAAATGGCTGCATTCGATTACACTGTAGAGCCTGAAGACGGCGCAGTAGGTGTATTCGCTCACGAATTTGGGCATGACTTAGGTCTTCCAGATGAGTATGACACTCAGTACACTGGACAAGGTGACCCTGTAGCTTCCTGGTCCATCATGTCTGGCGGAAGCTGGAACGGGAAAATTGCTGGAACAGAAGCACCAAGCTTCTCACCGCAAAACAAAGAATTCTTCCAAAAGACAATGGGCGGCAACTGGGCTAACATTACAGAAGTGAATTACGAAGACATCGACTCTAAAGGTCTGGCAACAATCATTGACCAGAGTGTTACAAAATCAAAGAATCCGGGAATTGTAAAAGTAAACCTTCCTGGTAAAGAAGTAAAGGGAATCCAAACTGACTTTGGCGAAAAGTACTACTACAGCCAAAAAGGCGATGACCTTCATACAACACTTGTTACACCTGAATTTGATCTGACAAACGCAACAAGTGCTGAATTCTCATACAAAGCGAATTATGAAGTTGAATTCGATTACGATTATGTATACGTAAATGCACTTGTGGATGGCAAAGAAGTAGAAATCGACAAAATCGGTGATACAAACGTTGCCGGTGGAATGGATACTACTGAAGGCAACTGGACTGATGTAAAGTACGATTTAAGCCAATTCGCAGGCAAGAAAGTAAAACTTGCGTTTGAATACGTAACGGACGGCGGCCTTGCTCCAGAAGGTTTCGCAATGGACGAGCTTAAGCTGACAGTTGACGGCGAAGAAGTTTTCGCTGATGGTGCTGAAGGCGACGCAGCCGTAACACTTGATGGTTTCATCCAAACAAATGGCACGTTCTTTAAAGACCACTACTATTATCTGGAGTGGAGAAACTACGCTGGTTCTGACAAAGCATTGCTTGAAGGACGCGGCGTGAAGTACAACACTGGTATGGTCGTATGGTATGCGGATGATTCATTCACAGATAACTGGGTTGGTATCCACCCGGGTGAAGGCTTCCTTGGACCAGTCGACTCACATCCAGAAGCGATTGTTGGTACTCTTAACGGCAAGCCTTCTGTTAAGCAAAGCACACGCTACCAGGTAGCAGATGCTGCATTCTCAATGGATCAGACACCTGCGTGGTATGTCGATTCTCCATCTCGCGGAATCTTTGACTACAAAGGTCTTCCAGGAGTAACAGAATTCGATTCTACAAAGTCTTACATGAATGACTTGATTCCAGACGCGGGACGTAAAGTTCCAGCTCAATTCCCGATCAAGTTCAAGGTAATCGGCGAAGCGAAAGACAACTCTGCTGGTGCAGTTTGGATCCATAAATAAAACTTCAAGACATCGGGCGACTATTCGTCCGATGTTTTTTAATATGAATTGGAAAAAACCACGCGGAATTTCCAGGTCGCCAAATAAAAGTTGGAAATCGCCAATATAATAAAATTTTCGCCAGAAAAGCTATGTGAGTGAAGCTAGTATAAAAAGTGGACACAGGCATTGGCGTCATGTTTAAATCATAATCAACAATATAAGGGACGTGTAAACATGGCGGAAAAATATAAGAAATATCCTATAGAATTTAAAGAGTATGTTTGTAAAATGATTGTTTTTGATGGTCGAAAAATAGTCGATGTGAGTAACGAGCTTCAGATTTCGTATGACACTCTACAGAAATGGGTAGCTGCCTATCGAAAAAGACAACAGGATGCAGAGAAAGACCGCCAGAATCGCTTATTAACCGCTTCAGAATACAAAGAATTGTATGAAGCAGAAAGATTAAGAAAGTTGGAGCTGGAGGAGGAAAATACAATCTTAAAAAAGGCCATGCACATCTTCACGCAAGAAAAGAAGTAAAGTTTGCTTTCATCCATTCAGAAAGGGATGAACACTCCATCGTGAGGATGTGCAAAGCACTGGGCGTTACTACCTCAGGTTATTATGCATGGCTAAAGCGTCAGGAACAGGGCGAAACGGAAAAGCAGAAACAAGATACTCATCTGGATAAACTAATCATTTCCCACTTTTATGAGAACCTTTCTACATTCGGGAGTCCTAGGATCCACAAAAAGCTTGTGACAGAGAATAATATAAAGGTCTCACAAAAGAAGGTAGCCAATCGTATGAGAGCGCTTGGTCTCTATGCGACGCCACCGAAAAAATATGTTCATACTACCGATTCAAACCATGATAAGAGAACATATCCAAATGTACTAGACCGTAACTTCAACCCCAAGGCGCCTAATAAAGTATGGGTAACGGATATTACCTATATCCATACAGGAGAAGGTTTTATTTACTTGAACCCTGTTATTGACTTATTTTCACGCCGGGTTATAAGCTACGCCATAGACGATAATATGGAGCATACTCTGCCACTCCGTGCCTTAAATGAAGCTATTGCATTACGAAACCCCGAAGAGGGTTGGATCCACCATTCAGATCGTGGATCACAATATTGTTCGAACAATTATATCGAAGCCCTAAAGACAGCTAAAGCCACAATCAGTATGAGCAGGAAAGCGACTCCTTATGACAATGCCTGTGTAGAGTCCTTTTTTGCTTCATTGAAAAAAGAATACCTTTATAAATTTGTATTTCCCACAAAGGCAGCCGCGGTAGCAGCTGTCGAGTTTTATGTGCAATTTTATAACAGGAAAAGAATTCATTCCACACTT belongs to Mesobacillus sp. AQ2 and includes:
- a CDS encoding immune inhibitor A domain-containing protein, whose product is MKKKSSLKVLSSVAASAVFASTLFAGSFAGTPAATKDVAAATAPESAPIDLNIVDQDRLAKALQKRGLISKGASQEEVNKAVTAYIEKKQGEKPGKSDKSLTKEEQAFDKKAKDFVSKQKDKLAKQLDKGHENFKKGKPTGAVKVDSAKQANYNGDVREDKVLVLLVEYADFPHNNIDQEEGYMWADDFNREHYQKMLFGDEDFTLFNGEKVKTFKQYYEEQSGGSYTVTGEVSNWLKVPGTAAEYGGDNPEGGHDNAPGAKGARGLVKDALVAAAESGIDLAEYDHFDQYDLDGDGNQNEPDGLVDHLMVLHSGVGQEAGGGKLGDDAIWSHRWVVGNAPFRVPGTTAAVPYWGGQMAAFDYTVEPEDGAVGVFAHEFGHDLGLPDEYDTQYTGQGDPVASWSIMSGGSWNGKIAGTEAPSFSPQNKEFFQKTMGGNWANITEVNYEDIDSKGLATIIDQSVTKSKNPGIVKVNLPGKEVKGIQTDFGEKYYYSQKGDDLHTTLVTPEFDLTNATSAEFSYKANYEVEFDYDYVYVNALVDGKEVEIDKIGDTNVAGGMDTTEGNWTDVKYDLSQFAGKKVKLAFEYVTDGGLAPEGFAMDELKLTVDGEEVFADGAEGDAAVTLDGFIQTNGTFFKDHYYYLEWRNYAGSDKALLEGRGVKYNTGMVVWYADDSFTDNWVGIHPGEGFLGPVDSHPEAIVGTLNGKPSVKQSTRYQVADAAFSMDQTPAWYVDSPSRGIFDYKGLPGVTEFDSTKSYMNDLIPDAGRKVPAQFPIKFKVIGEAKDNSAGAVWIHK
- a CDS encoding transposase, which encodes MAEKYKKYPIEFKEYVCKMIVFDGRKIVDVSNELQISYDTLQKWVAAYRKRQQDAEKDRQNRLLTASEYKELYEAERLRKLELEEENTILKKAMHIFTQEKK
- a CDS encoding IS3 family transposase codes for the protein MHSERDEHSIVRMCKALGVTTSGYYAWLKRQEQGETEKQKQDTHLDKLIISHFYENLSTFGSPRIHKKLVTENNIKVSQKKVANRMRALGLYATPPKKYVHTTDSNHDKRTYPNVLDRNFNPKAPNKVWVTDITYIHTGEGFIYLNPVIDLFSRRVISYAIDDNMEHTLPLRALNEAIALRNPEEGWIHHSDRGSQYCSNNYIEALKTAKATISMSRKATPYDNACVESFFASLKKEYLYKFVFPTKAAAVAAVEFYVQFYNRKRIHSTLEYATPIECELAFEKAQREDANKKELPSA